The window AGAGCCCCGTTCTGCGAGTGCAGAGCACGGGAGCCCGAGTGGTTGCGACCCTGCAGCAGATGACCGTGCGCACATTGACGCCCGGCGGCGTGGATATTGTCACCCCTGCGGCGGCCCCGTCGACCGAGGTGATCATCCCGGCTCTGCCGATGCTCGATCACGATGCCCTTGAGGCAGCTGTTCTTGGCGAAGAGTTTCTCGACCTCAACACCGTTCTGCGGTTCTTCGTGCCGGGGGCCGAGCTTGCCCACGCGACCATCACAATGACGCGGGTGACATCAGACGGGCGCAATGGTGAGCCCGTGGATATCGACGTCACGCTCGATGCCGGAGTCGTCACAGAGCTCCTCATTGGCGAGTTTGAGGAGGGGACCTATTCCGCCCGCATCACGGCGGATGTTCCCCTCGTCGCCGGTGCCCGGGTTTCGACCGTGGGCAGCACGGGTGCAACCGACTTCGTGTGGCTTCCCGCGGTATCCGCTGTCGCGGACGAGACCCTTCTCGCTGTGGCCGAAGGCGACAACCCCGTGGTCTACCTCGTGAACCCCGCGGAATCTGCGGCGGAATTCGCGATGGAGGATGCGGATAGCGGCACGCGCACATCGGTGACGATTCCTGCCGGTGGCGCCCGCAGCATCCCGGTCGACGGCGGCACGACCTGGCAGCTCACGGGCTTCGAGCAGTTGCACGTCTCAGTCGGTTACAGCGGCGATGGCACGATCAGCGGTCAAACGGTGAACCCCCGCGCGGCTGGGTCGTCCCCCATCACGGTTTATCCGTAGCAGGCCGGATGCTGCTGCTCGTTCGGCAGTAGTCGCTGCTAGAAGTGGCGAAACCGGTCGGGGGCAAGCTCCCATGGGTCTTTGCCGATCAGCTCGGCAACGGCCCGAAAAACACAGCTTTCGATGACCATGCGGCGGTGCAACTCGTCGTCGCGGTGCAGGCGCGCTAGCCGCTCGATCGGCAGACGGTACAGCACGATGCGGCGCTCCGACGCATACACCGACCACCGTTCGACTTCGCCGGTGCTGCTGACGGAGGCGGGAACCGCGGCAACTTCGAACCGCACGGTGGCTAGTTCTTCGGGCCAGAGGTCGCGCAGATAGCTGGCGGCGGCGGAGACGGTCAGATCGAACAGGTCGATCCGCGTGCGCAGCGGGGGAAGAAACGGGCCGGTAACGGCGGCGCGGATGCCGCGGCCGTGTCGGTCTCGCCAGCCGCCGCGCGACGATGCGCGTGTGCTGCGGGTTCGAGCCATACGCCCAGTCTAGGCTGGTGCCAAATGGATGGACGGCCCTGCAGCAAAGTGGCGTGCGTGAGCACCGCTATAGCGACGCTTACCTACGACTACCGCGACTCGATGGCGGTGCTCGGTCCGCTCAGCCAGAAGGCCGAGCCGCACAGCTACGACCTGTGCGAGAAGCACGCAGCGCGACTTTCTGCACCGCAGGGCTGGCAGGTCATCCGTCATGTAGCTTTGGGTGCATGAGCTCCGACGCTTCAGCGATTGACCTGAGTCCGTTTATCAAGGCGTATGACGTCAGAGGGCTCGTCGGCAGCCAGCTGACGGATGCCGTTGTCGAGGCGCTCGGTGCTGCCTTCGCCGACGAGGTCGAGGCTGTTGGCCGCGACATTGTCGTTGGTCACGACATGCGAGATTCGTCGCCGGGCTTTGCCGCGGCGTTCTCGCAGGGCGCCATGGCGCGAGGCGCGAACGTGGTTCTCATCGGCCTGTGTTCAACGGACGAGAGCTACTTCGCCTCGGGCAGCCTGGATGCTCCTGCGGCGATGTTCACTGCGAGCCACAACCCCGCCACCTATAACGGCATCAAGTTCAGCCGGGCCGGTGCTCAGGGAATCAGCTTCGACACGGGGCTTAAGAGCATCCGCGATCGCGCCACTGCCTATCTCAGGGATGGCATCGACTCGCTCCCGCAGCAGGGCACGCTCCGCGAGATCGATGTGCTGGCCGACTACGCCGCCTACCTTCGCTCGCTCGTCGACCTCTCGGCGATTCGCCCCTTGCGCGTCGTGGTCGATGCCGGCAATGGCATGGGCGGGCTCACGGTTCCCGCAGTTCTCGGCGAGGCCGCTGGCCTCCCCGGCCTGCCGCTCGACATCGTTCCGCTCTTCTTCGAACTCGATGGCACCTTTCCGAACCACGAGGCGAATCCTCTCGAGCCGGCCAACCTTGTCGATTTGCAGAAGGCCGTCGTGGAGCACGGGGCAGATCTGGGCCTTGCCTTCGATGGTGACGCCGACCGGTGTTTCGTCATCGACGAGCGCGGCAACCCCGTCACCCCTTCCGCTGTTGCCGCCGTCGTGGCGCTGAGGGAGATCAAGCGCGTGCGCGCCGCCGATCCTGACGCCGACATTGTCGTGATCCATAACCTCATCACCTCCCGCATCGTCGAAGAAACCATCGAGGCTGCGGGGGCGACTCCCGTTCGCACGCGTGTCGGCCATTCCTTGATCAAGGATGAGATGGCGGCCACAGGGGCCATTTTTGGGGGAGAGCACTCCGCCCACTACTACTTTCGTGACTTCTGGGGTGCCGACAACGGAATGCTCGCGGCGATGCATCTGCTCGCGGAATTCGGCAGCCAGGCTGAGCCGCTCTCGGAGTTCGCCCGCCGGTTCAACCCCTACTTTCAGAGCGGCGAGATCAATTCGACCGTCACGGATGTTGCCGCGGCCTATGCGCGCATCGTCGACGACTTCGCGAGTGAGGCCGAGTTCGACGAGCTCGACGGCCTCACGGTGAGCGGCGGCACAGAAGCCGGTTTCTGGTGGTTCAACGTGCGCCCCTCGAATACCGAGCCGCTGCTGCGCCTTAACGTCGAGGCCGAGACCGAGCCGGAGATGCAGGCCGTGCGCGATCGGGTTCTGGCCCTCATTCGTCGGTGATCGTGAGGTCAGCTTCCGTCTGCGAGAATTGACGGATGCCTACCTCGCCGTTTGAATTCAAGGTCGCCGATCTCTCCCTCGCTGAGGCGGGACGACACCAGCTCCGCCTCGCAGAGAACGAGATGCCCGGTCTCATGTCGTTGCGCGCTGAATTCGGTGAATCGAAGCCCCTCACGGGTGCCCGGATCGCGGGAAGCCTGCATATGACCGTGCAGACCGCCGTGCTGATCGAGACACTAACGGCCCTCGGTGCCGAGGTGCGCTGGGCGAGCTGCAACATCTTCTCGACGCAGGACGAAGCGGCCGCCGCAATCGTCGTCGGCTCGGGAACCCCGGAGGCTCCCGCAGGCGTGCCCGTGTTCGCCTGGAAGGGTGAGTCGCTTGAGGAGTATTGGGAGTGCGCCGACCGCATCTTCGATTGGTCTGCCGAGGCTGAGGCGGCCGGTGCCGATTGGATCGGCCCCAACATGATTCTCGATGACGGTGGCGACGCCACCCTCCTCGTGCACAAGGGCCGTGAGTTCGAGCTTGCCGGCGCCGTGCCAGAGGACGCCGAGGGCGACAGCCACGAATGGCGCATTATTCTCGCAACGCTTCGGGAATCCCTCGCCACGTCGTCCGACCGCTGGACCAGGGTCGCGGCCGAGATCATGGGCGTCACCGAGGAGACCACGACGGGCGTGCACCGCCTCTACGAGCTCGCCCGCGATGGCGAGCTCCAGTTCGCGGCCATCAACGTGAACGACTCCGTCACCAAGTCCAAGTTCGACAACAAGTACGGCATCCGCCACTCGTTGCCCGATGGCCTCAACCGCGCCACGGATACCCTCATCGGCGGCAAGGTCGCCTTCGTCTGCGGTTACGGCGATGTCGGCAAGGGCGCGGCCGAGGCGCTGCGGGGACAGGGCGCCCGCGTGATCGTGAGCGAGATCGACCCCATCAACGCACTGCAGGCCGCGATGGATGGCTACCAGGTGACGACGCTCGCGTCAGTTGTCGGCGAGGTTGACATCCTTATTTCTGGCACGGGCAACAAGGATGTCATCACGGTTGATGACCTTCTTGGCCTCAAGCACCTGGCGATCGTTGCCAACGTCGGCCACTTCGACAATGAGATCGATATGGCTGGCCTTGAGACCCTCGAGGGCGCCGAGCGCATCGAGATCAAGCCGCAGGTGCACGAATGGCGCCTGCCGACCGGCCGCAGCATCCTCGTGCTCAGCGAGGGTCGTCTCATGAACCTCGGCAACGCCACGGGTCACCCGTCGTTCGTGATGAGCAACTCGTTCGCTAACCAGGTGCTCGCCCAGATCGAGCTCTATGCCCACGGCGAGAACTACGAGCGCCAGGTCTATGTGCTCCCCAAGCTCCTCGACGAGAAGGTGGCGCGCCTGCACCTGGATGCTCTCGGGGTCAAGCTCACGGTTCTCACGCCTGAGCAGGCCGCCTACATCGGCGTTCCTGTCGAGGGGCCATACAAGGTCGATCACTACCGCTACTAGCCCAAACCGTGCCTCGCGAGGCTGCTAGCGGTCGGGAAACTGATGCGGCAGCCCCGTGAGCACGGGCTCCAGCCTGGCGAGGCGGTCTCGCTCTGCGCGGAGCTTGCGGTACTCGCGATCACGCCGCACCGCCGAGATGGCTGCCAAGAAAAGCTCCGGATCGCAGTCGGGCACGGGGGAGACGAACGCTGCCGCCTCGCGGGCTAGATCCTGAGAGATGCGGTGGCGGGAATCGGGCGAATGGCCGGGGGCCTGACGCAAGAACTGGGTAACCCTGCGCGCAAGGCGGGGTGGGAGCTGCGCGACATCGGCAATCCGTGCCCATTCGGTGAGGGGCAGGGGCACTCCGTAGACGGGAGGATCCGCCTTGGCTACGCGCTCGTGCTGGCTATAGGTGCCGGCGATCAGATCCCCGAGGCGCTTCGATCGTGGATGCACCAGGGCAGTGATCGTGGCGATCCCGCCGAAGGTCATGAAGATTTCGACGACGCCGAGCAGCGAGCGGATGAAGGCGTGCCGAAACCCGATCGAGCCACCGTCGTCGCGCACGATGCGCGCGCCGATGGCGAGCTTGCCGAGCGAGCGACCCTGCGTGATCGTCTCGACAACCGTGGGCAGGACGACGATGAAGAGAACGAGCAGAACGACAGAGATTGACGTGATTGTCGCCTCGTCAACAACACTCGCCAGCAGGGGCGATGAGGCGACCAGCATCGCAGCGATAAACAGCACGATGTAGCAGCCCCAGTCGATCAACGCCCCGGCCGCCCGCAGCACAAAGTCGGCCGGGCGCAGGTCGAGGGCGACCGCCTCTCCCGTGATGAGCTCGTCATCCTGCAGAGACTGCACGGGCGCGCCAGCAACGGCCGAAACGGATGCTGCGTGCTGCTCGCTCTGCATGCCAGTATCTAAGCAGATGGATATCGACGCCTACGCCGCAGCTCACCGCGATGAGTGGAACGACCTCGCGCGACTTGGCGCGCAACGGCGCTTCAGCGGGGCCGAGGCCGACGAGCTCATCGAGCGTTATCAGGCCGGGGCCACCGATCTTTCCGCTCTCCGCACCGCGACGGGGTCGTCGGTTCAGGCCGACCGGTTGTCGGTGTGGCTCGCGAGGGCGCGTCTTCGCTTCACCGGCGCCAGCGCCAACGTTCTCACACGACTGCCCGTTTTCTTTGGCGCGCAGCTGCCCGCTGCGCTGTATCGCATCCGGTGGCTGACCCTCGCGGTCACGCTCGCAACCGCGGTCACCGCCACGCTCTTTGCCTGGTGGGCGCTCGCAAACCCGGCGGTGATGGCCAGCTTTGGAACAGAGGAGTTCCGGAGGCAGTTCGCCGAGGAGGATTTTGTCAACTACTACTCGGAACATTCGCCATCGTCATTCACCGGTTTGGTGTGGACGAACAACGCCTGGATAGCAGTGCAGTGCATCGCATTCGGGATCGTCGGCGTTTACGTTCCGTACCTCATCCTGGCCAACGCGCAGAATCTTGGGCTCTCGGCGGCCATGATGGCCGACAACGACCGCCTCGACGTGTTTTTTCTTTACATTTCCCCCCACGGTCAGCTCGAGTTGTATGCGATCTTCGTTGCGGCGGCCGCGGGACTGGCAATCTTCTGGTCGTGGGTTGCACCCGGTGCCAGAAGGCGGGCAACCGCGCTCGCCGAAGAAGGTAGAGCGCTGATCACGGTTGCCGTGGGCGTAACCCTGGCGCTTCTGCTCTCGGGGGTGATTGAGGGCTTTATCACCCGGCTTGAGTGGTTCTGGCCGATCAAGATCGGCATCGGAACGCTCGCGCTTGGGGTGTTCTTGGCCTATCAGTGGGGCTGGGGCAAGAGGGCATTCCAGGCGGGGGAGACGGGTGACCTCGATGAGTTTGAAGGGGGAGCCCGACAGCTCGTCGCAGGCTAAGAAATGGAGCGCAGCGCGGCTGGCTCCGGTTTATGAGAGCTCTCTCATCTGCACGGAATCATGCTCTCATTCGCGGCCGCCACTGTGTCTGTGTGCCCCTTTCAAACAAGTCGCTCACCGTCGTCGCTAGCGCGACGCTGAGCGCGTGCCTGCTCGCGGGAGGAATCGCAACCATCGCCTCGACCCTTCCGGCAGAAGAGGGAACGACGGTGCTGCCGGTCGATGGCGTGACGGGCACCCCGAGAGACAGCATCGCCGATGACACCACGGGGCCGAAGATTGACGGCGGTGCCACAGATTCGCCCGCGTCGGCGCTGGATTCTCCGGCCGAGCAGCCAGATACGCAGTCGGCCGAGGGCCAGTCAACCGAAGAAGCCGAAGAAGCCGAAGCGGTGAAGACGCCTGCGGCTACAGAGACGGCCCCGGTCACTGTTGAGGTTCCCCCCGCGGCGCCGGTTGCCGCGTCTCCGCTGCCGGAGCAACGGCCCGACCGTGCCCAGGTCATCGCGGCTATGCATGATTACGCGGTGCGGCTCTCTAGCGTGAACTGCCCGGAATGGATGCGCGTAGCTGCGGCCGGCCTAGGCAAGACCGGCACCGGCAAGATCGCCACGGACAGGTTCGGCGCCGACAAGAACGGCACCGATAAGGGGCTCGCACCCGACGGCGGCGTCGCCAGCACACCAGGCAAAGTGACATCCGAGGGGCCCGTGCTGGGGACTAAGCCGTCGGCAAGCGTGCCGCCTCCGACACCGCCGGTCGCCACCCAGGAGCCGGCGGCTCCTCATCCGAGTGAGCAGTCACAGCACTCCGAGGGGTGGAAAAATTCCGACCGAGGCTGGCACAAGCAGGCCACACCGCAGCAGCCAGCACCGCAGAAGTCAACGCAGAAGCAGTCCACACAGAAGCAGTCCACACAGCACGGCTCGGACCGCGGACACCGCGGCTCAGAACGAGGCGGTTGGGGTGGCCAACAGCGTGGTGGTGGCCGAGGGTAGGCCCGCCATCATGACGTGATGGTCGCGGGGTGATCGTCACGCATAAGGAGCCGGGTGCTTCGGGGTGCCCGGCTCCTTTGTGTCTCCGGCCAGTGTGTCTCAGGCCAGTGTGCCTCCGGCCAGCCCGTTCGGCGCTAGCCGTTGTGGTGACTCGTGAGCCGGTAGCCCATGCCCCGCACCGTCTCCACACGATGCCGCCCGATCTTGCGCCGCAAATAGCGCACATAGACATCGACGACGTTGGACCCCGGGTCGAAGTTGAACCCCCATACCCGGCTGAGCAGTTGCTCTCGGCTGAGGACCTGCTCTGGATGCAAGAGAAACTCCTCAAGAAGCGCAAACTCCCGCGCTGACAGGTCAACCTCCGCGCCGGCCGACCGCACCCGTCGCGTTTTGAGGTCGAGCTCGAGGTCGAGAAACGAGATGGTGTCGGTGTGGGGCGTCTCGGCGACGGAATCGTGCAGGCGCACCCGCACGCGGGCGAGCAGCTCGTCGAACCTAAACGGCTTTGAGACGTAGTCGTTCGCTCCGCCCTCGAAGCCGGCCACGGCATCCTGTGCGGAATCGCGAGCGGTGAGGATAATCACGGCGATGCCATTGCCCTCGTCGCGAAGCTGCTGCAGCACGGAGAAGCCGTCGAGCCGGGGCAGGCCGATGTCGAGGATGAGCAGGTCGAAGGTGCCGGTGCGGGCCGCCTCGAGGGCAGAGAGGCCATCGCGTTCGATCGACACACCGAAACCTGCCGCCCGCAGCCCTTTTTCTACGAATGACGAAATGCGGTCTTCGTCTTCTGCCACCAGGATTTGGGTCATTACTTGGTCCTTCCTCGTGGTGCTCGGGTGCTCCGGGGCAGGCGGATGGTGACTCGGGTGCCGACGACTCCGCTCTTAGCAAAGGCCTCGCCGCCGTGCGCCTGCGAAATGGCGGCAACGATGGAGAGGCCGAGCCCTGAGCCCTCGATGCCCCGCCCCTCGTCAGCACGGGTGAATCGATCGAAGATGCGTTCAATCTGTTCCTGCGGAATGCCCGGCCCATGGTCACTCACCCAGAGGTCGATCACAGCCCGGCCGTTGGCGTCGGAGGCCGAGGCGCTGCCGATCTGGATGGAGGAACCGGGTGGCGCATACTTTGCGGCGTTCTCGGCCAGTTGGAGCCAGGCCTGCGTAACCCGCTGGCCATCGATCGCCGCATGAGCCT is drawn from Salinibacterium hongtaonis and contains these coding sequences:
- a CDS encoding phosphomannomutase/phosphoglucomutase, yielding MSSDASAIDLSPFIKAYDVRGLVGSQLTDAVVEALGAAFADEVEAVGRDIVVGHDMRDSSPGFAAAFSQGAMARGANVVLIGLCSTDESYFASGSLDAPAAMFTASHNPATYNGIKFSRAGAQGISFDTGLKSIRDRATAYLRDGIDSLPQQGTLREIDVLADYAAYLRSLVDLSAIRPLRVVVDAGNGMGGLTVPAVLGEAAGLPGLPLDIVPLFFELDGTFPNHEANPLEPANLVDLQKAVVEHGADLGLAFDGDADRCFVIDERGNPVTPSAVAAVVALREIKRVRAADPDADIVVIHNLITSRIVEETIEAAGATPVRTRVGHSLIKDEMAATGAIFGGEHSAHYYFRDFWGADNGMLAAMHLLAEFGSQAEPLSEFARRFNPYFQSGEINSTVTDVAAAYARIVDDFASEAEFDELDGLTVSGGTEAGFWWFNVRPSNTEPLLRLNVEAETEPEMQAVRDRVLALIRR
- the ahcY gene encoding adenosylhomocysteinase; translated protein: MPTSPFEFKVADLSLAEAGRHQLRLAENEMPGLMSLRAEFGESKPLTGARIAGSLHMTVQTAVLIETLTALGAEVRWASCNIFSTQDEAAAAIVVGSGTPEAPAGVPVFAWKGESLEEYWECADRIFDWSAEAEAAGADWIGPNMILDDGGDATLLVHKGREFELAGAVPEDAEGDSHEWRIILATLRESLATSSDRWTRVAAEIMGVTEETTTGVHRLYELARDGELQFAAINVNDSVTKSKFDNKYGIRHSLPDGLNRATDTLIGGKVAFVCGYGDVGKGAAEALRGQGARVIVSEIDPINALQAAMDGYQVTTLASVVGEVDILISGTGNKDVITVDDLLGLKHLAIVANVGHFDNEIDMAGLETLEGAERIEIKPQVHEWRLPTGRSILVLSEGRLMNLGNATGHPSFVMSNSFANQVLAQIELYAHGENYERQVYVLPKLLDEKVARLHLDALGVKLTVLTPEQAAYIGVPVEGPYKVDHYRY
- a CDS encoding metallopeptidase family protein; translated protein: MARTRSTRASSRGGWRDRHGRGIRAAVTGPFLPPLRTRIDLFDLTVSAAASYLRDLWPEELATVRFEVAAVPASVSSTGEVERWSVYASERRIVLYRLPIERLARLHRDDELHRRMVIESCVFRAVAELIGKDPWELAPDRFRHF
- a CDS encoding DUF3499 family protein, giving the protein MDGRPCSKVACVSTAIATLTYDYRDSMAVLGPLSQKAEPHSYDLCEKHAARLSAPQGWQVIRHVALGA
- a CDS encoding RDD family protein; the encoded protein is MQSEQHAASVSAVAGAPVQSLQDDELITGEAVALDLRPADFVLRAAGALIDWGCYIVLFIAAMLVASSPLLASVVDEATITSISVVLLVLFIVVLPTVVETITQGRSLGKLAIGARIVRDDGGSIGFRHAFIRSLLGVVEIFMTFGGIATITALVHPRSKRLGDLIAGTYSQHERVAKADPPVYGVPLPLTEWARIADVAQLPPRLARRVTQFLRQAPGHSPDSRHRISQDLAREAAAFVSPVPDCDPELFLAAISAVRRDREYRKLRAERDRLARLEPVLTGLPHQFPDR
- a CDS encoding stage II sporulation protein M, whose product is MDIDAYAAAHRDEWNDLARLGAQRRFSGAEADELIERYQAGATDLSALRTATGSSVQADRLSVWLARARLRFTGASANVLTRLPVFFGAQLPAALYRIRWLTLAVTLATAVTATLFAWWALANPAVMASFGTEEFRRQFAEEDFVNYYSEHSPSSFTGLVWTNNAWIAVQCIAFGIVGVYVPYLILANAQNLGLSAAMMADNDRLDVFFLYISPHGQLELYAIFVAAAAGLAIFWSWVAPGARRRATALAEEGRALITVAVGVTLALLLSGVIEGFITRLEWFWPIKIGIGTLALGVFLAYQWGWGKRAFQAGETGDLDEFEGGARQLVAG
- a CDS encoding response regulator transcription factor — translated: MTQILVAEDEDRISSFVEKGLRAAGFGVSIERDGLSALEAARTGTFDLLILDIGLPRLDGFSVLQQLRDEGNGIAVIILTARDSAQDAVAGFEGGANDYVSKPFRFDELLARVRVRLHDSVAETPHTDTISFLDLELDLKTRRVRSAGAEVDLSAREFALLEEFLLHPEQVLSREQLLSRVWGFNFDPGSNVVDVYVRYLRRKIGRHRVETVRGMGYRLTSHHNG